The Candidatus Aegiribacteria sp. genomic sequence ACAACAGCTCACCCACCAGTACAAACCAGTTTTGTTGCACTTACGAGTTGAATCCGGGTTCTAATTGATATTCCAAAATTGTAAGGTATCCAATGCATGTCAAGGTCGCTTTAAAACGATTCCTCTAAACTGTGTAAACATCTATTTATGTATACGTATGTTTACTGATGATGTCAATGGACACTTTTCTAACTCGACAGAATCCGGCCATCACCAGTTCGAAGAAATAGCAGTCAATCTGACAACAACTCAAACACCGAAAATTGATATTTCAACACCTGACTGACTCATCAAAAGCACAAAAGTAATTCCAAGCAAAAAGGCAAATAATCCGAGTAAATAGAACAGAGAAAATCTCATTCGTCTATGGAACTGGTGATTCATTCTTCAAGAGGCTATCATTAGTAGTGTAAGCGGAACGAATTAGTACAACGAATATTAGTAATTAGCAAAAGACTGTAGCGGAATTGTGCAGGGTGTAACAAAAACGATTTTGCATTCAGCTAAGCGCAAGCGTTAAGCTGAACAAGGAGAATATGGTAGTTGAAGCGAAATGTGAAAGGAAGGTGGATCTATATGCGCTTTTATGTCATTGTTGGAGTTATCTTTGTATTATCTACAATAGCGCTGCTGTTGGTTTTTGGTTCCACTATACAAACATTAGTAAACATATTAATTGTAGTTATTGCTTTGCTTCCTATTGTAGTACGCAAATCACCGCGATTATATCTTTGGATAGCAAAGATCCGATTTACTGTTTTGAATACACCCGCCTCTTGGGATCTTAACGTTCGATTTCGAGAGATTCGTGATGTTACATCTCCTTTAAGTTTAGCGAGCAGCCTCATTCAATGGGCAGGAGACGGATCAAATATTATTTCACAGAGTGAGGACCGTGTTGTCGTACGTCTTATGAGGCGGTTTGTGATAGAGTTGTATCATCCCTCCATTCGAGAAGAGTTGCTCCCTGAAAACTTGGAGGAAAATGAAGTAGTAATATCAATACTACCTATAAATGTTGGATATCGGGATTCACGGAACTTCCTGAATCGCGAATTATTACCACTTCTTGAGGAATCCTGTAGAAAGCTGGGTGCTGGATGGGCTTCTTATGCTATGCAGATTACGCTTCCAGAAAGAAATCCTTTCTATGGGCTATATCTACAACAGTTTAACCTAGAAATGGTAAGGGACTTTAAGATAGAATTTCTAGTACCTTCGCGGACTAAGCAAAGTAGAGTTGTAGTTGCAAAGGAGCACCTTACAGTAGTATCTGACTCAATTGAGGGTTTCAGATCGGCAGTCTCAGCAGCACTTGCTTTCCGTATACCGGAGATGCTGTCATGCCAGTAGCCTATCAGATATATGCCTCCACTGATTTCCCGCTGCGCGATAGCTTCGAGACTGAGGATCAACTCAGTCTGTTGAACGATGTAGAAGAAAACATTGAGGTGACGTCTACCAGTGTCGTAATATCTTCTGCTCACTCGGTTTCCGGGTTTATCCGATATGATGTGTTCCACGAGTTTCTTGTACGCCTACAATACCTTGGACGTGCTAGAGGTCGAGAATTCCGTGAATTCGTATCACCGTACAAGTTCAGGATGTTCATTGCGGAATCAACATCAAATGGGACTTTCAGACCATTGTTGATTAGAACAAAGAAGAAAGTTGCCAGTGATTTTGTGACTAGAGTGAATAATAAAATCCCCGGATTTACTGCTCGACCTACTGTAGTTGATTTCGCATCCCTTAGGCCCAGTCTTACACTGATTAGGGGTGCATGGTTTGGTTCAATGCGTCAACGAAACATATCTGCAACTGGTGTTTTTGGGCATCAAGTAGATCAAAGTGATGAATTTAGACACGCAGAATCTATTGGTGAACTCCGAAATATTATCATTGAATTAGAAATTGACGGTGGTACTCATACAGTGATGTTGAGTATTGATGGAGGTATAGTGTTATACAATGTATATCAAAACGAAGAAGAGGAGCTAGTAATCGTCTGTGGGATTTTGTCCAACCTGCTGCAAGGATGTATTGCACCTGTTAGCTAGTGCAACTAGGAGGAAATAGATATTTTAACCAGCAGCTGCAGTGGAATTGCCTCCAGCGTACTAAAGAGCATGCTGCAGTCAAGTGAAACTGAGTGATCTATATACTAATTGCTTTGCGGAATACAGGATGAATTACGTAATTGATATTAGATTTCGATCGACTCTCGCAGTATGCTTTCAACTTCTCAAGGTTATAGCCAACTTGGTAAGAGTAATGCTCATCCTCGCCAACTAATATCCCGATAAATGCATACCAAAGTAACAAATCAGATACAGATTCAAATTCATCCTCTGCGATTTCCGCTTCCATAAGAATTAGATATAGATCTTCCTGTGAAAGTATAGAATCCTGTCCAAGAAAAGAATAAAGCAATTTTGGTTGCCTCGGATATACATCTCTTATTTCTAGTCGTACACTATTAAACATATCCTCCGCGTACGCAATTTCAGCTGTTAGAATATCATCTTCAAGAACTCTTTTATGATCTCTACTGGCAGCGATGTGTATAGCCTTTGTAACGAAATTTAATAGCGCTCTTGGTTGAAAGAAGGATCGAGTTAAGATATATCTAAATGAATCCTCTCCACCAACATGGGCATCGAATAACTTACCCCAGATGTCTCTGAATTCCCCTTCAAGTCCAGGAACATTATGAAATCTTTTATATAGTAATTCTTCAAGTAGGATTTGATCAGACCAGTCAAGATTTGCTATGGGTTCCTTTCCTCGATCAGGAGTATACTCAATGAGTAAATCCGCTATATCTTTCCGTAGAAAGACAATACTTTTAAAATCAATACCCATCGTATTTAAAGATCTTTGTAATTTTCTTGTAGCTTCTAACAGACTTCGTACTACGGCCACGTCACTTGGTGTTGCTCCTTGTAACGTCCAACCTTTGTCAATATTGTCAAATAATAGCCACAATTCACCAATAGATTTGAGTCGTTCGCCAATAAGTTTAGTTATTGTGCTTACTTCATGCTTATATATCATTTGAGTTATCTTGCCAGTGTCTATCAGGTCCTGCGAATCCTCTGGATATTCATCTATTACGCGATTAACTAATGCCATTATCCTCTCTGAAAAATCACCTTCTATAATCAAAGAATGTTTAAGATATTCTTTCTTAAACTCTTCATATCTTCTCAAGGTACCCGGATCTCTCCAAGCTTTTTCTATCTCTTTGTCAAGTAGTTTTTTTGCTATCTCAAGTAATAATAGATAATTCCAAAACGATGTAAGCGTATGAAGTTGCACCCCTTCAGACATTTGATTGGTTACAGTTTCGCGAAGTTTAGTAAAAGAGTGTCCTTCAGGCTTCAGGTCCAATGTGAAGATGCTTCTGTCATTTGCAAGATAGTGCCTAACAGTATAGAAGATGGCTGTCTTGCCTGATCCTTTTCGGCCAACAACAAGTCTAGCATGGCCAAGTTTAGCCTGTTGATACTGTGGTGTACTAACAAAGTATTGATCGAGCATTCGAATTTCATTCTCAGCTGCAGTATCTCCAAGATCTATCTGTTCGAGAAAACCTTCTACAGGTATTGTCTCTATAGTATCAAGATCAAACAGTCTTCTAGCAACAGCTCTAACAAAATTTTCAACAGCTAATGTCACTGTATTCATATTTTCATACTGGATAACTACATCTCTATAATCAATTGGTTGCCTTGTATATCCTTCTTGAAGCATAAGTATGTGTTTCCCCATGGCCATAGCCATACCACAGACAAAAGCGCAGAGTGCATTATGTGTGATAGCATCTCGTCTATTTGGATCTACCAGATGAGCAATCACTGCAAGAGATGAAGTTATTTGATGGTGAGCCTCATGCAATGATAATCGAGGAGTTTCTCGGGGATCAAAAACACGAAAACGATAAAGAGAGGATTTCTTCAATGCAGAATGCAAACGAATACTACCATCAGTATCATATGGACTCTTTAACACAAACGTAGGTTGTTTTTTATCAATTACATGTACATTTAGCTTAATTGGTTTCACATTTAGGTTGTCCAGTACGATTTTCTTAAGATTTTTGCTATTCTCAAATTCTTTGTAACCGAGAACGTCGAAAATACCTAGCTGTTCAAATAAATGCTGATCGCGCTCATAACTGGTATCTCTAACAGGTATAACGGCTTTCTGACATCCTATTGCAAAACCTAATTCAAACATTACGTTAAAATTAAGTGTGGTGATATTTGCAATAACTCGTTCGGATTGTCTTATTGCTTCACAGATCGAACAGAATACTATTTGGCCAGTAGTTTTTAACTGTTCCCAAGACATCCAACTCTGGCACGGATTAGTAATCTGAAGGTCCTTTACGGCCTCCATTATAGTATGCGCAATCAATGCTGGTTTGCTAGGATAAATGAAGAATCCTTTATGCACATTCTCAAAAGAAATTTCGAATTCGCAATTTCTTTTTGAGTACTGACAGTACATTATATTTGGATTTGTCATTTTTCTCCAATGCATTAAAGAACGGCTGAGTTGGACTATCCTATAGATAACAGAGCTGGCACTCGGACGCTAGTCTGAGCTGTCCAGCGAAGTTGAGATAGTGCCTCTGTCCAACGATTTGTTCGAGACGCGCGTAGCGCGGCGCGAACAATGACTGTACAGAAATCTGTTAAATCAAATTCCTTCTTTAACATTTATAGACTAATTGTTCTAGTATATCATTGTCAATGAGAATAACCTGACTTAAAGAGGTTTACATATGTACACTATGTACGGATGTAGTCGAGGCTTAACAGAAACTGTCAAAGCAATTAGTTCGTATGTTGAATTGAATAGAAATGCAGAGGGAAGCGCCTTGTGTAGAAGCACAGTTTCAGGTACTCCAAGATGCTTTTGAAAATACAGTCGCGGAGCAACTTAAGAAGCAACCGTGGTTCGATTTTGATGATAGAAATAATAGACATGCAAAACTGCAGTTTGCATGAATAATCCATGATGCAGCCTGCACAAATTCGGAAAAATATCGAGAGCGAGATATAAGCCGCCAGTGGCGGCGAAGAGGTGGCCGCAGGTCACAACTCCTGCGGAGTCGCTGGAAAGTGTCCAGGGACGGAGCAGCCGGAGGACGCCCCGCGCTGAACTCCACGAGCTGGAAGTGTGCGTGATGTGTGGGGCGGTCGACAGTCCCGGAGCGGAGCGGTTGGCGGAGCTTATGAGCATAGCATAAGCTGTGCAAACCGCGGAGCGGAGGTGGAGAGCAGCGCACCACAGTCGGCAGAACCTCAGCGGTGCGCTGCGGTCGTGCTTTTACCGAAATCTTCTATAAATCACTGATTCTCTCGATATTCTTGCGCAAAGAAGGTTATCACCCGATTCAAAATTCTCCGCCAGTTCACCAAATTCTCAGATTTTTCAGCACTATCAGAAAATGACTCGCGTTCCGCGAGTATTTTCCAAGGCATCGGGTATTGGATTTGCATTATTGGATCTGATTTTGATCCGAGAGAAGTGAAACCTTGGAGTCCGAATACAGTGGAGACTTCTGAGTCTGGTAGAATCGGTATAAAGGCTGATGATGAGCTATTCGAGGGGAGTCCGGCGCTGAGTGGCTTGTCTTTCTTTGCGCACAATCCCCCAGAGTCCACGAGTGGGGACATCTGTCCCCGACTGGTTTTGCGCTGTCCATCCGCAATCTGTAATCCAGAGTTTAGAGAGCTAATCGAAGAAAGTGGGGCAAAGAGCAGCGCTCTTTTGTTAAGAGGTTGTGAAATAGGGTATACATATGTATACTATCTATCATGAGATAGAACATAGAAGATAGAGTACTTGAAATCTTCAGAAACAAGAAGGGAGCATTGTGAAATATTATCTCTATGCGAGAAAATCATCAGACAGCGAAGAACGGCAGATGCTCTCGATTGATGCGCAGCTGTCTGAACTTAGAGAATTTGCCCGGAAAGAACGTCTTACCATTGAGCAGGAGTTCATCGAAACACAAACCGCTAAGGATCCTGGTCGACCGGTATTCAATGCCATGATGGAGTCAATCGAATCCGGTGAAGTAACCGGTATTATTGCCTGGCATCCTGACCGTTTGGCTCGTAACTCGATTGACGGCGGTAGAATCATATACGCATTGGATACCGGCAAATTGAAGTCCTTGAAATTTCCGACATTCTGGTTTGAGGATACTCCCCAGGGCAAATTCATGCTTCAGATCGCTTTCGGACAATCCAAGTACTACGTGGACAATCTTTCCGAAAATGTGCGGCGTGGACTACGGGAAAAGGTCAGGCGCGGGGAGTATCCCGGCTGGGCTCCCGTTGGATACCTGAACAACAGACAGAAACACTGTATTGATATTGATGAGGTAAAAGCTCCCCTAGTTGAGAAGTTATTTCAGGTATACGCAACAGGGAAGTATACGCCTTCAGAGGTGCGAAAGATGTCCATCGATTGGGGACTTAACAGCCAGAGCGGCAAGCCGATTGCTCTGAGCAAGATCCCCTTCATACTCAGGAATCCTTTTTACATTGGATTGTTCCGGTACAAGGGTGAGATCCACGAAGGGAAACATGAAGCCATAGTTTCCAGCGAATTGTTCGGAAAGGTTCAGAAAGTTCTCAAACGGAACTCTCGGGGTGGTTACCGAAAAGATGAGCGTTTTCCGTTTCGAAGGCTTATCACATGCGGACATTGCGGCTGCGCTATTACCGCAGGCACCCAGAAAAAGCACAATTACTACCATTGCGGGAAGCGGCGCGGTCCATGCAGCCTTAAAACAATTCGCGAGGAAGCTCTGACTTCCCTTCTGCGCCAGAGTGTTCTCCGTGTTTCCCTCTCGGATCATTGTACCGAATGGATGTATTCACAGATCGATGAACTGATGCATCAAGAGATGGAGCAAGCACAGGATATTATCAGTTCAAAGAAGCATCGACTTGCCGATCTGCAATCGAAGATCGAGCGCCTTCTCGACATCTACCTGGACGGTTCCCTTACTCGCGACGAATACACCGCTCGCAAGGAACAGTATGTACTCGAGAAGATAACTCTCTCTTCTAAGATTGCAGAATATGAAGCGGGAGAAGCTTCGCGGTTTAAACCTGCACGGGATTTCATAAGTGCTTCCAATGAAGCAGGTTCAACCGCCTGGACTGAGAATCTTGAGGATCTGAAAGATTTCCACAAAAGTATCGGTTCAAACCTCAGACTTGTCTCCCCACTTTCTTCGATTAGCTCTCTAAACTCTGGATTACAGATTGCGGATGGACAGCGCAAAACCAGTCGGGGACAGATGTCCCCACTCGTGGACTCTGGGGGATTGAGCTCAAAGAAAGACAGCTCATCAGCCTTTATACCGATGTTTCCGGACTCAGAAGCCTCTTCTGCAATTGGACTCAAGAGTTTCAACTCTCTCGGATCGAAGACGAATCCAGTTTTGCAGATTGAATATCCTATGCCTTGGAAGATACTCGCGGAACGCGAGTCATTTTCTGAAGATTCGGAGATTTCCGGAAATTTTGTAAACTGGCGGAGGGGGTGGGATTCGAACCCACGGACTCCACATAGGGAGTCAACGGTTTTCGAGACCGTCCCGTTCAACCGCTCCGGCACCCCTCCACGGGACGTGAATATGCCTTGAGGAAGTGATTTCAGCAAGTGGGTCCGATATCAGGAATTTACATCTGGAACAAAATAACCTATTGTTTTTATATGAATATACGTTGCTGACATCAAACTCCTGCAAAGTTATAGTTCCGTAAATCCATAAATTCTGAAGGAGAAGTCAATTGAATAATCCAGGCGTGCCCTTTGCCATTTTAGCAGTAACATTGCTTATGGCTTCCTGTCTGCCTGAGGACCAGGTGCCGGGCTCCGGTCCGGATTTAACCACGGAACTGCAGGTGGATACCGGTTATACCTATGGAGAAATTGTAGAAGGCGAAACATCCACATTTACATTAAGCTGGAACGCGGCAGACGATGCCGAGTGGTACGATATCAGAATATCACCGCATCCCATTAACGATTCCAATTGGGGTACCGCATTGAGAATAGACTCAGTTCCCGCCGGTGACAGTACCAATATTGTTGCACATGTGCAGGTGCAACCTGAAGTTTTTGAGAATACATGCATATCGTGCGGTCTTTGCGTTGAAGCCTGCCCTCAGAACGCAATGAGTCTGATTGAAGGCAAGGCTGTTATTGACCTTAGCAGATGCACAGCCTGCGGAGAGTGTGTAAAAGTATGTCCTGTCAACGCTATTACTGACAGCCGCTTCGATCAGGCATACTACTTTGCCATCAGAGCCATGGGCTCTGGGAATACACAGTCTGAAGTAGTTTCCACTTCAGGTAGTTACAGGCTAAGATACGCGAACAGGGAAAACTGGTGCGGTGACTGTGCTTACAATTGTTACATACTGTTGGATTCATGCGGACCCGGCTGTCCAGTTGACGCTATCTGGTACACACCGGACTGGAATACCCCCGGGGAGGATTCCGGTCTTGTACATATCGATTATGACCGTTGTATAAATTGCGGCCAGTGCTTTATTCAGTGCCATGAGTACGGGCTCTGGTCAATAATGAAAGAGGTGGTGGAGGAATGAAAGTACTGATTCCGGCGATTCTTCTGATAACGGTGTCCATGGCTGCCGGTTCCCTTTCCTATTCGCAGGATGCCGGAGGAAGTGTTATACAGTGGGACCCGATTGAATCCACCTATGAATCTCTTATTATCCGCTGTTCGGAGACAGTGTACGAAACGGAGGATTCTGATTGGGGAGTGATTCTTGCTACAGTATATCCTGACTCCAGCGGAGACTTTCCTGTTTCGGTTCAAATTCCGGGAGCTTTCGTTGTTGATCCTGAGAAATGCATTGCATGTGGTATATGCATAAATCAATGTCCTACGGACGCTATAACAGTAGATACGGACGGAAAAGCTGTAATCAATGCTGATCTGTGCATAGCCTGCGGAATATGCGTGAACGTATGTCCGGTGGATGCTATTTTTTCTCCATCATCGGATTTGCAGTACGGCCTGTTCGGGGTGAATGGGGAAGGTATAGAGGTGTTCATCCAGGGATCAGTTCAATGAACCGAAAAGCGATACTTGTATTAACTGTCGTACTTATTCTTGCAACGGTAGTATTTGCCGACACCTTCTTCAGGGTTGACCGTTCCGCATGTACTGGATGCGGAGACTGCGTTGAAGTATGCCCTGTGGAGGCAATAGAAATAATCGACGGGAAGTCTCACATTGATCCGGAAAAATGCATAGGCTGCGGGTTCTGTCAGGGGGTATGCAGCTATGATGCGATACGTTAAAGTATTCGTCGCAGTTGCAACTGCGTTAGTTCTGTTCATTTCCTGCGAGGGGCCTGTGGAAAGCACTCAGCTTATTGTTAATACCGATGACTGCACCGGGTGCGGCAAATGCGTGGAAGTCTGTCCTTACAATGCAATCGAAGTTATCGATGGTGATGCGGTTATCGATCCCTCACTGTGTCATTTCTGCTACAGATGCGTTGAGGAATGTCCGGAAGGAGCGATATACTGATGAAAGCCACAATATTGCTTGTTCTTTTTCTTCTTCCGGCACTGGCGATGGCTGTTTCTATTGATGGATGGATGAATATCCAGACAGGAGGGGACAGCCTTTCTCTCCAAAAAGGCGGGTTTGATCTTGGGGGCTTGCTCGAAGGAGGTAGCTGGAGCCTTGTAATCCACGAAAGGTATTCCCATGAAGACAGTACCGGCATTGTTCCCAGGGTACTGAATTCGTACAGCAGGACAGATGTAGACTTTAACATTGAAGCCGGGCCTGTAACTATAAATCCTGATGTTTGCTGGACTGTTGATCTTGGAAACAACAAACCGGAAATGGTTCTTCCCATTCAGGCTGGAGTTGCTTACAGAGAGGGTTTCGTAAGACCAGGCCTTTCCCTTGAAGCGAATCTTTTCGAGGTTGGTCATCTTTTCGCAAGAGGTTTGTACTGGAACAGGGATCTGAGGCTGCCTGGACTGAAACTCGCATTAGTGCCGGACAGTCCTACAAAATATCGGGGTTTACATTAAGCATGTCAGGTTTGTACCATCAGACGAATTCCGATTTAATTGATTACGAATCAACTTGGGGCAGGTTAGATATTGCACTTTACACTGTGCCTCAATCACTTCCTTCAAACATGTTCATCAGTGGTGATGTGACATATTCCTTTTACGACGGCTCTGATTTCAATAATCATGATATTGCGGACAGGCTTACATCAAGGGTCAGGTTGGTTCAGATGGTCATTCCATCGGTATCGGTAAATACAACCTTTGAGTCGGTCATAGATTTCGATGATGGCATAACAAGAGCAGCATGCACCTCATTTGAATCCCGAATAGTCTACAGGTTTTTGAGGAACCGTGAAATTCCCTCCGCTGTAGTGATATCCGGAAAACTCTCCAGATCATCGATAAGAACTGAGCGTGCGGGGATTTTCTCAAGGATCAACCTTTACAGAGGTCTTTCCCTTCTAATTGACGCTGAAGCTCGTGTTACTCCGACATCGGTCGCGGGTGCTGGTCATGACAGAAAAAGGTATATCTTCGGTCCGGGGCTTGAGTATCAGTTTGGAACTGCCGCACGGATATGGGGCATAGTGGAACAGGAAAGAACCAACCTTGCGAAGAACGAAAACTGGTGGCGTCTGCGGGCAGGGCTCGAGTTCTATCCGGGTTCTTTCAATTTTTGACAGGCTCTTTGAAAAAGAACAATTCCGATTTGCAGGGACATTGCACAATGTCCCTGTGAAATATTTCACTGAGAGGGAAGTTATTTGTTTGATAGTTTAGGTGCCGGGCTGACCCTGGGGCTTGCCACTGGAACCGCCTGTCTCGCTACATGCGGCCCCATATACGTTTCATATTTAATGGGCGAGAAACGAACAGGGCTTCAATCCCTGTGGGTGATTCTTAAGCTTAATGGCGGCAGGTTCATATCGTACGCCATATTCGGTGCCCTGGTGGGGATGCTTGGAGGAGCGATACCGGCCACGGTACGGATACCTCTCACCTATGCGGGATATATACTGTTTGCCCTCTATCTGCTTTTATCCGTCGTACGGATTCGCAAGACATGCACAGGTTGCCATGCCGGGAAGGTGCTGAAGGTCACCAGTAGTCCTTTTCTGCTTGGTGTTCTTACAGGCTTTTCTGTATGTCCGGCCTTCCTGATAGCGGTAACGGTAGCCTTTGAAACCAGCGGCCCTTTCAGCGGCATGATGCTCTTCATCGGGTTTTTTATAGGAACTACTGCCTATATGCTGCCGTTTGCCCTGTTCGGGATTCTTACAATGAAGGGCTGGATCACGAAGGCCGCCCGTATGATAGCGGTAGTGGTAGCGATCTATTTCGGAGCCATGGGAGTTAGGGGCCTTGTAACCTGGATTACACAGCCCTCTCTTAGATATCATTACAGCCAGGATGCTGTAAAAACATCTGAAATAGCAGAATCTGACAGAGATTCCATCTTTTCCATAGAGGATGCGGATACGCTGTACATTGTATCCTTCTCAAATGATGAGGATGATATGGGAAATCAGCTTGCAGAAGATATAGTGATGGATGGGCTGCCTCCAATTAAAGTAGTGGCGGCAACCGAAGCCAGCTGGCGGGAAACAGTGACCACAATTCCAGGGTTTTCCGCTGTGATAGTTCCGCATTGGGTTGACGACAGGTCCGGAGCCGGAACGGCGCGATGGCAGGAAGCCTTTGCTGAATACCTGGAGGATACGCACATGAGAACCTTTGCAGTGGAATATCAGCCTTACTGTGCTGACAGGGTAAGAGGGATTCAGTCGTTTCTGGGAAGGTACAGTTTCAGGTGTCATCCTGACTCCGGGTTTGTATTCCTGATGATGAATCCTCTGACATGTGCTCCTTCGGAGTGTTCAACCTGTGATATTCCTCATTAGATTAGCAATGTTGCGATATTTGATACTTGATGTTTAAGGAGCAGATATGTCAGACAAAGCTTCGTGCGGTTATTCGGGCCCAAAGGTTAAATCCGATTGTAGAATCTCCTACGAAATAAGTGATACTGAGCTACATATCGTAATAAACGGAGAAAAATCCTCCAGGATCCTTGAGGATTCGGTTCGGGAGACTGCGGATCGAATGGGCATTTCCAGAGGAAGTGT encodes the following:
- a CDS encoding 4Fe-4S binding protein, with translation MNNPGVPFAILAVTLLMASCLPEDQVPGSGPDLTTELQVDTGYTYGEIVEGETSTFTLSWNAADDAEWYDIRISPHPINDSNWGTALRIDSVPAGDSTNIVAHVQVQPEVFENTCISCGLCVEACPQNAMSLIEGKAVIDLSRCTACGECVKVCPVNAITDSRFDQAYYFAIRAMGSGNTQSEVVSTSGSYRLRYANRENWCGDCAYNCYILLDSCGPGCPVDAIWYTPDWNTPGEDSGLVHIDYDRCINCGQCFIQCHEYGLWSIMKEVVEE
- a CDS encoding 4Fe-4S binding protein — its product is MAAGSLSYSQDAGGSVIQWDPIESTYESLIIRCSETVYETEDSDWGVILATVYPDSSGDFPVSVQIPGAFVVDPEKCIACGICINQCPTDAITVDTDGKAVINADLCIACGICVNVCPVDAIFSPSSDLQYGLFGVNGEGIEVFIQGSVQ
- a CDS encoding 4Fe-4S binding protein, which gives rise to MRERMSGGCYFFSIIGFAVRPVRGEWGRYRGVHPGISSMNRKAILVLTVVLILATVVFADTFFRVDRSACTGCGDCVEVCPVEAIEIIDGKSHIDPEKCIGCGFCQGVCSYDAIR
- a CDS encoding 4Fe-4S binding protein, whose translation is MRYVKVFVAVATALVLFISCEGPVESTQLIVNTDDCTGCGKCVEVCPYNAIEVIDGDAVIDPSLCHFCYRCVEECPEGAIY
- a CDS encoding sulfite exporter TauE/SafE family protein, whose translation is MFDSLGAGLTLGLATGTACLATCGPIYVSYLMGEKRTGLQSLWVILKLNGGRFISYAIFGALVGMLGGAIPATVRIPLTYAGYILFALYLLLSVVRIRKTCTGCHAGKVLKVTSSPFLLGVLTGFSVCPAFLIAVTVAFETSGPFSGMMLFIGFFIGTTAYMLPFALFGILTMKGWITKAARMIAVVVAIYFGAMGVRGLVTWITQPSLRYHYSQDAVKTSEIAESDRDSIFSIEDADTLYIVSFSNDEDDMGNQLAEDIVMDGLPPIKVVAATEASWRETVTTIPGFSAVIVPHWVDDRSGAGTARWQEAFAEYLEDTHMRTFAVEYQPYCADRVRGIQSFLGRYSFRCHPDSGFVFLMMNPLTCAPSECSTCDIPH